A single window of Sphingobacterium sp. ML3W DNA harbors:
- a CDS encoding deoxyhypusine synthase family protein, with amino-acid sequence MSTQKGPISQFIEENYLHFNAAALVDAAKGYEAHLLEGGKMLISLGGAMSTAELGISLAEMIRQDKVQIISCTGANLEEDVMNLVAHSHYKRVPNYRDLTPEQEKELLDQHYNRVTDTCIPEEEAFRRLQKHLEDVWHAAEAKGERYLPHEFLYQVVNSGVLEQYYEIDPKNSWIVAAAEKNLPIICPGWEDSTTGNIFTSNVIKGKLNVHTVKSGIEYMIYLTEWYRANSSGKGVGFFQIGGGISGDFPICVVPMMYQDLEWEGVPFWSYFCQISDSTTSYGSYSGAVPNEKITWGKLDIDTPKFVVESDATIVAPLIFSYILGK; translated from the coding sequence ACTTCAATGCTGCGGCATTGGTGGATGCAGCTAAAGGTTATGAGGCTCATCTATTGGAAGGTGGTAAAATGTTAATTTCTTTAGGTGGTGCGATGAGTACTGCTGAATTGGGAATTTCTTTGGCTGAAATGATCCGTCAAGATAAGGTACAAATCATTTCATGTACAGGTGCAAACCTGGAAGAGGATGTGATGAACTTAGTGGCACACTCACACTATAAGCGTGTCCCTAATTACCGTGACTTGACACCAGAGCAAGAAAAAGAATTATTAGATCAACATTATAATCGCGTAACAGATACTTGTATTCCTGAAGAGGAAGCTTTCCGTCGTCTACAAAAGCATTTGGAAGATGTATGGCATGCTGCTGAAGCGAAAGGTGAACGTTATTTACCGCATGAATTTTTATACCAAGTGGTTAATTCTGGTGTGTTGGAACAATACTACGAGATTGATCCTAAAAATTCTTGGATTGTTGCTGCTGCAGAGAAAAATTTGCCAATTATCTGTCCAGGATGGGAAGATTCTACAACGGGTAACATCTTTACTTCCAATGTGATAAAAGGTAAATTGAATGTTCATACTGTAAAATCGGGTATTGAATATATGATTTATTTAACGGAATGGTACCGTGCAAACTCTTCGGGTAAGGGTGTTGGTTTCTTCCAAATTGGTGGTGGTATTTCTGGTGACTTCCCTATTTGTGTTGTTCCGATGATGTACCAAGATTTAGAGTGGGAAGGTGTACCTTTCTGGTCTTACTTCTGTCAGATTTCTGATTCAACTACTTCATATGGTTCTTATTCTGGTGCTGTTCCAAATGAAAAAATCACTTGGGGTAAATTAGATATCGATACACCAAAATTTGTGGTTGAGTCCGATGCAACAATTGTTGCTCCTTTGATTTTCTCTTACATCTTGGGTAAATAA
- a CDS encoding DUF4834 family protein: MAGLLKFLLIAFAVWYLVKFLIRLLLPFAMRKAAEKLMKKAQQQQGGSTYTNGGGSFRYETFGQNNDNAHSTPKNDGRISVDYVPPKQEQKRKVADNAGEFVDFEEIK, encoded by the coding sequence ATGGCAGGATTATTAAAATTTTTATTGATTGCATTTGCTGTTTGGTATTTAGTTAAATTTTTAATTCGATTATTACTACCATTTGCAATGCGAAAAGCTGCAGAGAAGCTGATGAAAAAAGCACAGCAGCAGCAAGGTGGCTCTACTTATACAAATGGAGGAGGGAGTTTCCGTTATGAGACTTTTGGTCAAAATAATGATAACGCACATTCTACTCCAAAAAATGATGGACGTATATCGGTAGATTATGTACCTCCTAAACAAGAACAAAAAAGAAAAGTAGCTGATAATGCGGGGGAATTTGTAGACTTTGAGGAAATAAAATAA
- a CDS encoding OstA-like protein produces MLVSAQQQDELRLLSSSNMITGMSNNAMFYRPVFEHKGSTLSADSGYLHKDEIGRQFFEAYSNVIITQPTGTQIFADKLHYEAASQNATLTQNVRMVSRSSVLTTNHLQYNMRSSIGNYYDGGRITSGTDTITSTNATYFENTQDAFFNKKVVVRSQNVKIYTDSMKYNSPSSMTYFFTPTNIQGNKGENLYTEKGDYNTTTGVANFTKKNLYTEGSKLLKGDTLHYDRRTGEGQAIHNVVFIDTTDKFYAYGNKGLYRQSDESITMTEKPLIISVVKKDNAPSDSTDTAIANTETKGAKEVKKKEKNDKKEKDEVVSTAENEARENKLVKLEPVDLPKDSVQMDSIFMTADTLFSKMILRSDYIPKDFKLSRDGGELDDEVDEDYGDDDSTGTVFTDGLDSLQFKKDSLGNKEIITEKPEKEIKNTTNTLKDKAAPETKKEKSNTNKAATKPVAKDLNRFELEKNSNADSLLRKNAVIPKADYSDQIFNKALRSAKNNDAESASPPDTAKTRIVKAYHSVRMFKSDFQAVADSVYYGMADSMFRLMGKPMIWAEKSQMTGDTIFLQFVNQKLDNTLILGNAFMVNSTLDSSKYNQLKGRKITGFFNKNSLERMFVDGNAENIIYVVNEVTNVATELFHDKSSRIKIFMENNKLKEYISVRKVDGKVYPVAQLTQEKEFLPGFIWKPEDRPKSKEDLLNRKRILTKEEVKAPGEENKDGKQKEKANSNVDSGTENKEPETENKEAGQKKKVNDNLDILVEDKTSEVDNKPAEPKDKDIKKVLPKTIESLEKINPLQKDSLKTEPIKKTEATLKESSKS; encoded by the coding sequence ATGCTAGTGTCAGCGCAACAGCAAGATGAACTTCGTTTACTTTCGTCTTCCAATATGATCACTGGCATGTCTAATAATGCCATGTTCTACCGCCCTGTATTTGAACATAAAGGGTCTACGCTTTCCGCAGATAGCGGATACCTACATAAAGATGAAATAGGAAGACAGTTTTTTGAAGCCTACAGTAATGTTATCATTACACAACCAACCGGAACACAGATCTTCGCAGATAAGCTACATTATGAAGCAGCATCTCAAAATGCGACTTTAACGCAAAATGTTCGGATGGTTAGTCGTTCCTCCGTATTAACGACAAATCACCTGCAATATAATATGCGGAGCAGCATCGGAAACTATTACGATGGTGGTCGTATAACCAGTGGTACCGATACCATCACAAGTACGAATGCCACCTATTTCGAAAACACTCAAGATGCATTTTTCAACAAAAAGGTAGTGGTACGTAGTCAGAATGTTAAAATTTATACAGACTCGATGAAATACAACTCTCCAAGTAGCATGACGTACTTTTTTACCCCCACTAATATTCAGGGGAATAAGGGCGAAAACCTCTACACAGAGAAAGGAGATTATAATACTACTACAGGTGTTGCCAATTTCACTAAAAAGAATCTTTACACAGAAGGAAGTAAACTACTAAAGGGCGATACGCTACACTATGACAGACGTACGGGTGAAGGCCAAGCCATTCATAATGTTGTTTTTATTGACACCACCGATAAGTTTTATGCCTATGGTAACAAAGGTCTTTACCGCCAATCGGATGAGTCCATTACGATGACCGAGAAGCCTTTAATCATATCTGTTGTAAAGAAAGATAATGCACCAAGCGATTCAACCGATACAGCAATCGCAAATACCGAAACAAAAGGTGCTAAAGAGGTAAAGAAAAAAGAAAAAAATGACAAAAAAGAAAAGGATGAAGTCGTTTCGACAGCTGAAAATGAGGCTAGGGAAAACAAGCTCGTAAAGCTTGAACCTGTAGACCTACCAAAAGACTCTGTTCAGATGGATTCTATTTTCATGACCGCAGATACACTTTTCTCTAAAATGATCCTCCGAAGTGACTACATACCCAAAGATTTCAAGTTAAGTCGAGATGGAGGTGAACTAGATGATGAGGTGGATGAAGATTATGGTGACGATGATAGTACAGGCACTGTTTTCACCGATGGATTAGATTCATTGCAATTTAAAAAGGACTCTTTAGGTAATAAAGAAATCATTACGGAGAAACCCGAAAAAGAAATAAAGAATACCACCAACACTTTAAAAGATAAAGCTGCGCCAGAAACTAAAAAAGAAAAATCAAATACAAATAAGGCCGCAACAAAACCTGTGGCTAAAGATTTAAATCGATTTGAATTAGAAAAAAACAGCAATGCTGATAGCCTTTTACGAAAAAATGCCGTTATACCCAAGGCGGACTATAGCGACCAAATTTTCAATAAAGCACTCCGCTCAGCTAAAAACAATGATGCCGAATCTGCAAGTCCACCAGACACTGCTAAAACCCGCATTGTCAAAGCATATCATAGTGTACGTATGTTTAAATCGGATTTTCAAGCCGTAGCCGATTCTGTTTACTATGGCATGGCAGATTCTATGTTCAGACTAATGGGAAAACCAATGATTTGGGCAGAAAAGTCACAAATGACGGGCGATACTATTTTCCTACAATTTGTCAATCAAAAGCTAGATAATACTTTAATCTTGGGCAATGCCTTTATGGTAAACTCTACCTTAGACTCAAGCAAATACAATCAATTAAAGGGTCGTAAAATAACAGGGTTCTTTAATAAGAATAGCTTAGAACGTATGTTCGTAGATGGTAATGCCGAAAACATCATTTATGTCGTCAATGAAGTAACTAATGTCGCAACAGAATTGTTCCATGACAAAAGTAGTCGCATCAAGATCTTTATGGAAAACAATAAGTTGAAAGAATATATTTCCGTTCGAAAAGTAGATGGCAAGGTTTACCCGGTTGCCCAATTAACACAAGAAAAAGAATTTCTACCCGGTTTTATTTGGAAACCAGAAGATAGGCCAAAATCCAAAGAAGATCTTCTCAATAGAAAAAGAATCTTAACAAAAGAGGAGGTCAAAGCACCTGGAGAGGAAAATAAAGACGGAAAACAGAAAGAGAAGGCTAATAGCAATGTAGACAGTGGAACCGAGAATAAAGAACCCGAAACTGAAAATAAAGAGGCAGGACAAAAAAAGAAAGTGAATGACAATCTGGACATCTTAGTTGAAGATAAAACTTCAGAGGTTGATAATAAACCAGCAGAACCTAAGGATAAGGATATCAAAAAGGTTTTGCCCAAAACAATAGAAAGCTTAGAAAAAATCAACCCGTTACAGAAGGACTCTTTAAAGACAGAACCTATTAAAAAAACTGAAGCAACATTAAAAGAGTCCAGTAAATCTTAA
- the rdgB gene encoding RdgB/HAM1 family non-canonical purine NTP pyrophosphatase, giving the protein MIELIFATNNAHKLGEVQAIVGEQFLLKSLADIDCHDDIPETGVTFHENAKQKTDFLVNKYGLNCFGDDSGLEIDALNGEPGVYSARYSGTRDMQKNISLVLEKLTHESNRNARFKTVISLYLNQQQYFFEGSIEGKIIMELKGTDGFGYDPIFIPNGFSKTFAEMTAEEKNKISHRAIAVSKLAEFLGKL; this is encoded by the coding sequence ATGATTGAACTTATTTTTGCGACTAATAATGCACATAAATTGGGCGAGGTGCAAGCTATTGTGGGCGAGCAATTTCTGCTTAAATCTTTGGCGGACATAGATTGCCATGATGATATCCCAGAGACTGGGGTTACTTTTCACGAAAATGCAAAGCAGAAAACAGATTTCTTGGTCAATAAATACGGATTAAATTGTTTTGGAGATGATTCTGGACTAGAGATTGATGCCTTAAACGGCGAGCCTGGTGTTTATTCAGCACGTTACTCTGGTACTCGAGATATGCAAAAAAATATCAGTTTGGTGTTGGAGAAATTAACACATGAATCAAATCGCAATGCTCGTTTTAAGACTGTAATTTCTCTTTATTTGAATCAACAACAATATTTTTTTGAAGGAAGTATTGAAGGGAAAATTATAATGGAACTTAAAGGTACTGACGGATTTGGTTACGACCCTATTTTTATTCCGAATGGTTTTAGTAAAACATTTGCAGAAATGACTGCGGAGGAGAAAAATAAAATTAGCCATCGCGCTATAGCGGTCAGTAAATTAGCCGAATTCTTGGGTAAATTGTAA
- a CDS encoding multicopper oxidase domain-containing protein, whose product MLLKYITLVVGLFVAFPHTFAQHHHQEVSQSEALYVCPMHPDVTSNKPGACPKCGMALVKKEGKKQDTVHHQSQGENPYLGNNSKYTIFQNFAIPVAKPTTDPSGIPAFTLSNLEKDIETKTIAGARAGLHLPAGTEGVKTVRYDLFVSDSIVNFTGKNRKAIAVNGSLPAPPLVFTVGDTALIYVHNKSDEPTSIHWHGIFLPNRMDGVAHLTQHPIPPHATYVYKFPVLQDGTFWYHSHYSLQEQIGLYGALIFNKRTEPDIPTIPVVLSDWSDMNPHEINRSLHAGSDWFAIKKKATQSYSEAIKAGRLKVKLTNEWKRMTAMDVSDVYYEKFLINGAPAQHLSQFKAGDEVRLRIVNGGASTYFWLSFSGGKLKVIANDANDVTPVEVDRMLIAPSETYDVVVTIPENMKYEFLATAEDRTNHASLWLGSGMEMPADKLPKLAYFEGMKMMNDMMKMNGDMKPMGHEMSLQQVDMNAVMYPELKKDVEDDSSGSHAKKVYVCPMHPDVVADQPGSCPKCGMQLELKKQSHQTESSHHHATKGAGDLVTLNYNMLESVEKTTLPAGTWKELDFELTGNMNRYVWTINNKTVSESDKILIKRGENMRIKLYNNSMMRHPMHLHGHDFRLINQYGERSPLKNVVDIMPMETLTLEFAPTEDGDWFFHCHILYHMMSGMGRIFNMENSEANPEIPNPEEAYRMIKMDDRMFTLSGEGSLQSNGTEGLVTYANTRWQVSQMWNVGYKATHGYESETTVGRFIGKMQYLMPYVGFDYHYKKITDHEKNLFGNTERNMFGQKANRSNRRVPVFGIAYTLPWLVTADMRVDTNGKLRFQLGREDIPLTPRLRMNWMVNTDKEYTIGSRYIMTKYISLGAHYDSDMGAGAGLVFTY is encoded by the coding sequence ATGTTATTAAAATACATTACACTCGTCGTTGGTTTATTTGTTGCTTTTCCACATACATTTGCCCAGCATCATCATCAGGAAGTAAGTCAATCGGAAGCATTATATGTTTGCCCGATGCACCCTGATGTAACTTCTAATAAGCCTGGAGCCTGCCCTAAATGTGGTATGGCGCTTGTAAAGAAGGAAGGAAAAAAACAAGATACCGTGCATCATCAGTCTCAGGGTGAAAATCCTTACTTAGGAAATAATAGCAAATATACCATTTTTCAGAATTTTGCTATTCCAGTTGCAAAACCAACCACTGACCCTTCGGGGATTCCAGCATTTACTTTATCGAATCTAGAAAAGGATATCGAGACCAAGACGATAGCAGGGGCTCGTGCAGGTTTGCATCTGCCTGCTGGGACGGAAGGAGTAAAGACTGTTCGTTATGATTTATTTGTATCGGACTCGATTGTAAACTTTACTGGTAAAAATCGGAAAGCTATTGCTGTGAATGGAAGCCTTCCAGCACCCCCGTTGGTATTTACTGTAGGCGATACGGCTTTGATTTATGTGCATAATAAAAGTGATGAACCTACGTCTATACATTGGCACGGTATATTCCTCCCAAACCGTATGGATGGTGTTGCGCATTTAACGCAGCACCCGATACCTCCTCATGCAACTTATGTCTATAAATTCCCAGTGTTGCAGGATGGTACATTTTGGTATCATAGCCACTATTCCTTACAGGAGCAAATTGGCTTATACGGAGCTCTGATTTTTAATAAAAGGACGGAACCTGATATTCCGACAATACCTGTTGTTTTGAGTGATTGGAGTGATATGAATCCACATGAGATTAATCGGAGTTTACATGCGGGAAGTGACTGGTTTGCTATCAAAAAGAAAGCGACCCAGAGTTACAGTGAGGCTATCAAAGCAGGACGTTTAAAAGTGAAATTGACGAATGAGTGGAAGCGGATGACTGCAATGGATGTCAGTGATGTGTACTATGAGAAGTTCTTAATAAATGGTGCCCCAGCGCAGCATTTGTCTCAATTTAAAGCGGGTGATGAAGTTCGACTAAGGATTGTAAATGGTGGCGCTTCCACCTATTTTTGGTTGAGTTTTTCTGGAGGTAAATTGAAAGTTATCGCCAATGATGCCAATGATGTTACTCCTGTAGAGGTGGACAGAATGCTGATTGCTCCTTCTGAAACATACGATGTTGTGGTTACCATCCCTGAAAACATGAAGTACGAGTTCTTGGCGACGGCAGAGGACCGAACGAATCATGCTTCATTATGGCTGGGGTCTGGTATGGAAATGCCTGCTGATAAATTGCCCAAGTTGGCCTATTTTGAAGGAATGAAGATGATGAATGACATGATGAAAATGAATGGGGATATGAAACCCATGGGTCATGAAATGAGTTTGCAACAGGTCGATATGAATGCGGTGATGTATCCTGAGTTGAAAAAGGATGTAGAAGATGATTCCAGTGGTTCTCATGCAAAAAAAGTATACGTATGTCCTATGCATCCCGATGTTGTTGCTGATCAACCAGGCAGTTGTCCGAAATGTGGGATGCAATTGGAGTTAAAGAAGCAATCTCACCAGACTGAATCATCGCATCATCATGCTACCAAAGGTGCGGGTGATTTGGTAACCCTAAACTACAATATGCTTGAGTCTGTTGAGAAAACGACTTTACCTGCTGGGACATGGAAAGAGCTGGATTTTGAACTGACGGGTAATATGAACCGTTATGTATGGACAATAAATAATAAGACGGTTTCGGAGTCAGATAAAATTTTGATTAAACGCGGTGAAAATATGCGTATAAAACTGTATAATAATTCGATGATGCGTCATCCGATGCATCTTCACGGACATGATTTTAGATTAATCAATCAATATGGCGAGCGATCTCCTTTGAAAAATGTAGTCGATATCATGCCGATGGAAACCCTGACTTTGGAGTTTGCGCCTACGGAGGATGGTGATTGGTTTTTCCATTGTCATATTCTGTACCACATGATGAGCGGTATGGGGCGGATATTCAACATGGAGAATTCGGAAGCTAACCCTGAGATTCCGAATCCTGAAGAAGCTTATCGCATGATTAAGATGGATGATAGGATGTTTACCTTATCAGGCGAAGGTAGCCTGCAGAGTAATGGTACAGAAGGATTGGTTACCTATGCTAATACACGTTGGCAAGTATCGCAGATGTGGAATGTAGGCTATAAAGCTACGCATGGTTACGAAAGTGAAACGACTGTGGGACGCTTTATTGGTAAAATGCAATATTTAATGCCTTATGTCGGTTTTGATTACCACTATAAAAAAATAACGGACCATGAAAAGAATCTGTTTGGTAACACGGAGCGGAATATGTTTGGTCAAAAAGCAAATAGAAGTAATCGAAGGGTACCTGTATTCGGTATCGCCTATACCTTGCCTTGGTTGGTGACTGCAGATATGCGTGTGGATACAAATGGGAAACTACGTTTTCAATTGGGCAGGGAAGACATACCGCTAACTCCTCGTTTACGTATGAATTGGATGGTGAATACGGATAAGGAATATACTATTGGTTCCCGATATATCATGACGAAGTATATTTCGTTAGGTGCACACTACGATAGTGATATGGGGGCCGGAGCTGGATTGGTATTCACTTATTAA
- a CDS encoding DUF417 family protein, with protein MNEFISFLAKLQHQFINFLCIAIFVVMAWIGGLKAFQYEADGIVPFVANSPAMSFLYTKAAPEYQQYKNPEGKTVQKNIDWHKENGTYLFSYGLGTVILGIGLCVLLGIWFPKIAVIGGILTFGMSLVTLSFLLTTPETFVPNLGGDFPTPHFGFPYLSGAGRLVIKDIIMMAAGLVIASDGAKRLLKR; from the coding sequence ATGAACGAATTTATTTCTTTTTTAGCCAAGTTACAACATCAATTTATTAATTTTTTATGTATCGCTATTTTTGTTGTAATGGCATGGATAGGGGGCTTAAAGGCTTTTCAATACGAGGCTGATGGGATTGTTCCATTTGTTGCAAATAGTCCTGCAATGTCTTTTTTGTATACCAAAGCTGCTCCCGAATACCAACAATATAAAAATCCCGAAGGTAAAACTGTTCAAAAAAATATAGACTGGCATAAGGAAAATGGGACCTATTTGTTTTCTTATGGTTTAGGTACTGTAATCTTAGGGATTGGATTGTGTGTTTTGTTGGGGATTTGGTTTCCGAAAATTGCGGTGATTGGTGGAATATTGACTTTCGGAATGTCATTGGTAACGCTTTCTTTCCTGTTGACGACTCCAGAGACGTTTGTTCCAAATTTGGGTGGTGATTTTCCTACACCTCATTTTGGGTTCCCCTATCTGTCGGGTGCTGGTCGATTGGTTATAAAGGATATCATTATGATGGCTGCTGGTCTGGTTATTGCATCAGATGGTGCTAAGCGATTGTTGAAACGTTAA
- the tilS gene encoding tRNA lysidine(34) synthetase TilS, with translation MNLLERLTFFIQDNNLFEVNDKILLTVSGGRDSMLMTYLLAKAGYQIAIAHCNFQLRDVASDLDENLVRDFAIMHGIPCYVNHFETERIAGERGISIQMAARELRYAWFEELRQAIGFDKIAVAQHLNDHIETVLLNLTRGTGLQGLQGIQLKRDRLIRPLLFLKADEVLQYVEEYQIPYRDDQSNFSTKYARNKVRIDIIPQFKKMQPDFERIFEQNIMHFKESYTLLQQFITPIREALFKKDQDAWVIEKLKLRQYIQDLPLLYELFSSFGFTKSVLKDLQSCFDKESGRLFQSEHYDLLLDRDFLIIREKEYVQEDETVITSETKSVSWRGYNFSCDNSYDLSIYPDRAVAKIDSDLLVFPLTLRAWRTGDYFYPLGMTGRKKISDLFNNYKINVFEKGNIPILVNGNGDIIWVANYRLDNRYKISGNTKKVFILVCK, from the coding sequence ATGAATTTGCTGGAGAGATTGACTTTTTTTATCCAAGATAATAATCTTTTTGAGGTTAATGATAAGATATTGTTGACTGTAAGCGGTGGTCGGGACTCCATGCTGATGACCTATTTATTGGCTAAAGCGGGTTACCAGATTGCAATTGCACATTGTAATTTTCAATTGCGTGATGTAGCGTCTGATTTGGATGAAAATCTAGTGCGAGATTTTGCGATTATGCACGGTATACCCTGCTACGTAAATCATTTTGAAACGGAACGGATAGCTGGTGAGAGAGGAATCTCTATCCAAATGGCTGCTCGTGAATTACGTTATGCTTGGTTCGAGGAATTGAGACAAGCAATTGGTTTTGATAAAATTGCTGTTGCGCAACACTTGAATGACCATATTGAAACTGTTTTACTCAACCTTACTCGCGGGACAGGTCTACAAGGGTTACAGGGCATTCAGTTGAAACGAGACCGATTGATTCGTCCTTTGTTATTTTTGAAAGCCGATGAAGTGCTGCAATATGTTGAGGAGTATCAGATTCCATATCGTGATGATCAATCTAACTTTTCGACGAAGTATGCTCGAAATAAAGTTCGTATCGATATCATTCCGCAGTTCAAAAAAATGCAACCTGATTTTGAGCGTATTTTTGAACAGAATATCATGCATTTTAAAGAAAGTTATACGTTGTTGCAGCAGTTTATAACGCCTATACGGGAAGCGCTTTTTAAGAAGGACCAAGATGCATGGGTAATCGAAAAGTTGAAATTACGTCAATACATCCAAGACTTACCATTGCTCTATGAATTGTTTTCTTCTTTTGGCTTTACGAAAAGTGTATTGAAGGATTTGCAATCGTGTTTTGATAAGGAGTCTGGGAGGCTTTTTCAATCTGAACATTATGATTTATTGTTGGATCGCGATTTTCTAATTATTCGAGAAAAAGAGTATGTGCAGGAGGATGAAACTGTTATTACTTCAGAAACAAAATCAGTATCTTGGAGAGGTTATAATTTTAGTTGTGACAATAGCTATGACTTATCTATCTATCCGGATAGGGCAGTAGCAAAAATAGATAGCGACCTTTTGGTTTTTCCGCTTACTTTAAGAGCATGGCGAACCGGCGATTATTTTTACCCATTGGGTATGACTGGAAGAAAAAAAATAAGTGATCTGTTTAATAATTACAAAATCAATGTTTTCGAGAAGGGAAACATTCCGATTTTGGTAAATGGTAATGGGGATATTATTTGGGTAGCTAACTATCGACTTGATAATCGATATAAGATAAGTGGTAATACTAAAAAAGTGTTTATTTTAGTTTGTAAATAA
- a CDS encoding helix-turn-helix domain-containing protein, protein MLIEIQNLESAVLEGDVQSPFYQIMMLENCSEFSVDFTSYISPSYSLVFLSPYQHFQWQGKGASLIKKLEFHGDFYCIEYHKKEVACNGLLFNNIYLEPFVTVSKMLFDEISLIFDKINDEQSLKNSFSESVLKAYLQLILALCSKAKSSQIGQQMICQDELTVGLKFQNLLESYFLKEKSVHFYAQELALALDTFSKRVKKELGKSPSQLIQDRVVLEAKKMLHLTYLSIKEIAAKLQFEDEFYFSRYFKKNVGISPSGFRDRVGISIVAK, encoded by the coding sequence ATGCTAATCGAAATACAAAATCTCGAGTCTGCTGTATTGGAAGGTGATGTTCAATCTCCTTTTTATCAAATTATGATGCTGGAGAACTGTTCGGAATTTTCCGTTGATTTTACTTCTTATATCAGTCCAAGTTACTCTTTGGTTTTTCTTTCTCCTTATCAACATTTTCAATGGCAAGGTAAAGGGGCGTCTTTAATAAAAAAATTAGAATTTCATGGTGATTTCTATTGTATAGAGTATCATAAGAAAGAGGTAGCCTGTAATGGACTATTGTTTAATAATATTTATTTAGAGCCTTTTGTAACCGTGTCTAAAATGCTCTTTGATGAAATATCGTTGATTTTTGATAAGATCAATGATGAACAATCTTTAAAGAATAGTTTTTCGGAATCTGTACTGAAGGCTTACTTGCAATTAATTTTGGCGCTTTGTAGCAAAGCGAAATCTTCACAAATTGGTCAACAAATGATTTGTCAGGATGAATTGACTGTTGGTCTGAAGTTTCAGAATTTATTGGAATCTTATTTTTTGAAGGAGAAATCTGTGCATTTTTATGCTCAAGAACTTGCATTGGCTTTGGACACGTTTAGTAAGCGGGTAAAAAAGGAATTGGGTAAATCTCCTTCTCAATTGATACAAGATCGTGTTGTTCTTGAAGCAAAGAAAATGTTGCATCTAACGTATTTGTCTATTAAGGAAATTGCTGCTAAACTACAGTTTGAAGATGAATTTTATTTTAGCCGCTATTTTAAAAAAAATGTAGGAATTTCTCCTTCTGGCTTTCGAGATCGAGTAGGTATCTCTATTGTAGCAAAATAA